The genomic interval TCAGTCGCGGCGCAGATACCCGCGCGCCTCGCGGACGAGGTCGCGTTCCAGCGCGACCGTGGCGACCGCGGTGGCCGCGACGAAGGTCGCGAGCTCGGCGATCGTCACCAGACCCCGCGCGGAGGCCCCGTCCAGCAGCCGCAGCCCGAGGGTGACGGCCGTCGCGACGAGGGCCGGGGCGAACGCGCGGACGCAGTGCGCCAGGGTCCGGAACGCCGGGAAGATGCGCCGTAGGAACCAGAACCGGGCGAGCACGACGACCACGGTCTGCACGAGAAATCCCACGGCGAGCCCCTCGAGTCCCTCGAGCAGGATCAGCGGGAGCGTCACGACGAGGAACGCGACGAGCGTCAGCCCGGCCGCGACGGCCATCGGCCGCGTGTCGTCCCGGGCCCGCAGGATGCTGTCCCAGTTGAACCCCAGGTGGTTGACCGCGGCGGCGACCCCGAACGCCTCGAGGACCGGGATCGCGTCGCCCCAGCGGTCCTGGCCGAGCACGAAGTGCACGAGGTCCCCGGCGAACACCGCGAGCCCGAGCCCGAACGGCGCCGCCCACAGCAGCGCGATGCGGTTCGCCTTGGTGAACACCTCCTGCAGCACCTCGGTCCGGTCGGCGACCGCGCAGATCGCCGGGTAGAGGGTGCCGGAGACGATCTGGTCGACGCGGTCGGCGAACTGCGAGATCGAGGCCGCGAGCGTCACGACGCCGGCCGCGGCGATCCCGAGGTGCGCGGTCGTCGCGGTGATCGTCCCCTGCGCGATGACGATCGCGCTGCCGGACGCGAGCAGCAGCGGGATCGAGAACGACGCGTAGCTGCGCAGCGTCCCGCGGTCGTAGCGCAGGCGCAGCGGGTACGGGCACGAGCGGACGCTCACGATCGCCGACGCCCACCCGCCCGCCACGACGGCGAGCACGAGCGCCCAGTAGCCGGCCCCGGCGATCGCCAGCGCGATCGCCACGACGAACGAGACGAGCGGGTCGACCGCCTGCAGCAGCCGCTGCTTGAGGAACTCCAGCCGCCGGTAGTAGATCCACAGCGGCGCCTGCAGCACCAGCGCGGGCATCACGCAGAGCAGCACGTAGCCGGGCAGCACGATCTCCGACGGGGCGAACGTGACCGCGATCACCGGGATCGCGCCGGCGAGCACGAGCGTGAACAGGGCCGTGAACGCGAGCTCAAGCGTGAACGCCTTCTGGAAGGCGAGCTGCTGGTCGGGGTCGTCCTGCTGGATGTACTTGTCGCCGATCCCGACCTGCTTGAGCCACAGCAGCGTGCCGAGCGAGATGATCAGGACACCCCAGATCCCGTAGTCGTCGGGCTCCAGGAAGCGGGCGAGGATGACGCCGCGCAGCAGGCCCAGCGCGGCGAGCGCGACGAGGAAGACGCTGTTGACGAGCGTGCCGCGTGCCGCGACGACCCGCAGGCTGCGGCCGCGCAGGTCGAAGCGCTGGGAGCCGGGGCTGCTCACGAGCCCTCCCGACGGGCCGCGAGACGGGCGGCCAGGAGCGCGTGGGCGCGGTCGCGCCGCCAGCCGTACCCGGCCGGGGCCAGGCGCGCCGCGACGGTGAGCGCGGCGGACCGCACGCCGCCCGCGCCGACCGCCAGCGCCCACCACGCGGCGGTGCGCGCCGGCCCGAGACGGCGGCGCGACCAGGCGTGCGCCGCGCGCTGGCTGCGCTGCAGACGCCCGGCGCCCCACGCCTGCGTGGTCGACGCGGCGACGTGGTGCTCGACCACCGCGTCGGGCACGTAGCGGGTCGGGGCCCCGGCCCGGGCGGCGCGCCAGCAGAGGTCGAGGTCCTCCGCGTACATCCACATCGACGGGTCGAAGCCGCCCAGCCGCTCCCACAGCGCGCGCGGCAGCAGCAGGAACGCGCCGTGCGCCCAGTCGACGGTGCGCCCCGCGCCCGGATCCCAGGCGCCCTCCAATGCGAGCCGCCGCGCCTCGCCCGGAAGGACCCGCGCGAGGCCGAGGTCGACCGCCGCGACCTGCCGCAGCGACGGGAACGGGTGCACGCTGTGCTGGATCCCGCCGCCCGGGGTGCGCAGGCATGGCGCGAGCACCGCGTCCCCGTGCCGGGCGGCCGCGGCCAGCAACGCGTCGAGCGCGCCCGGGGTCACCGCGGTGTCCGCGTTCGCGACGGCCACGTACGGCGTCCGGGCCCCGGCCAGCGCGACGTTCGCGGCCGTGCCGAACCCGGGGTTGTCGGGTCGCTCCACGAGCGCCGCCCACGGATGGGCGTCGCGCACCAGGGCGGGGGAGCCGTCACCCGAGCCGTTGTCCACGACGACGACCGCGGCGCGCCCCGCGACGTGCTCGGGCTCGAGCGCGCGCAGGCACGCGTCGAGGAGGTCCCGCGTGTTCCACGAGACGACGGCGACGGTCACGGCGGGTGCGGCGTGCGCGGACAACGGGCCCATCCTCGCAGGCGCGCCCTCGGGCATACTCGCCGCGTGATCGCGATCGACGCGCGCGCCGCGGTGCGCCCCGAGCTCGGCGGGGTCGAGCGCTGGGCCCGCGAGCTGGTCGCGCGGCTGCCCGCGCACGCCCCCGGCCGCTACCGGGTGCTGGCGCCGCCCGCCGCGCTGGCGCACCGCGCCGGCCACGTCTGGGAGCAGGCGTGGCTGCCGCTGCGGGCCGCCCGCCACGAGGCGCTGCTGTGCCCGGCGAACCTCGCGCCGCTGGGGTCTCCGCGCACGACCGTGATCGTCCACGACGCGGCGGCGCTGCGGGACCCGTCCTGGTACAGCCCCGCCTACGTCCGCCTCCAGCGGTTGCTGCTGCCGCGGATCGTCGCGGGAGCGGCACGCGTGCTGACCGTCTCCGCCTTCTCGGCGCGCGAGCTGCGCGAGCTGCTCGGGGTCGACGCGACCGTCGTGCCCGGCGGGGTGGGGGAGGCGTTCCGGCCCGTCGACGACGCGGCGGTCGCCGCCGCGACCACGGCGGTCGGCCTCGAGCCCGGCGCGCCCTACGTGCTGACCGTCGCGAGCCGCACCGCGCGCAAGAACCTCGCCGCCCTCGGGCCCGCCGCCCGGCGCCTGGCCGGGGAGGGGGTGACGGTCGTCGCGGTCGGCGGCGACCGGCCGCAGTTCCGGGCCGAGCCCGCGGTCGCCGGGATCCGCGAGCTCGGCCCGGTCGCGGACGGCCACCTTCCCGGGCTCTACGCGGGGGCGGGCGCGTTCGTGCTGCCGTCCCGCTACGAGGGCCTCGGCCTGCCGTGCCTGGAGGCGATGGCGTGCGGGACACCGGTCGTCGCCGCGCGCGCCGCCGCGTTGCCGGAGACCTGCGGCGGCGCGGCCCGGCTCGTCGACCCCGACGACCACGAGGGCTTCACGGCCGCGCTGCTGGACGTCCTGGCCGATCCGGCGCCGTGGCGCCGCCGGGGGCTCGCGCACGTCGCGGGTCGCGGCTGGGATGCCACCGCCGCGGCGGTCCACGCCGCGATCGCGCTCAGGCCGCGCTGAACCGCACGACGCCGTCGTCGCCGACGTCCTCGCGGACGCGGCCGTCGGCGAGCAGCAGGTCGGTGTGGCCGAGCACCTCGCTGAGGGTCAGCAGCGCCTGGCTCTCGGCCGCGTCGCCCCACATCCGGCGCGCGACCTCGTGCGCGCTCAGCGGCTCGTCCTCCACGAGCCGCGCGATCTTCGCGGCGCGGCGCTCGTGCAGCCGCTCGCGGTCCGCGACGAGCGCGCGATGGTCGGCGAACGGCTCGCCGTGACCGGGCAGCACGAGCTCCAGGTCGGTGGCCGCCGTGGTCCGCATCGACGCGATGTAGGTCGCCAGCGCGTGCGGGCGCGGCGCGTCGGCGGGCCGGCCGAGCGGCCGCTGGATCAGCGGGTTGGAGCTGATGTGGGCGAGCAGGTGGTCGCCGCCGAGCAGCACCCCGCGCGCCTCGTCCAGCAGCACGGTGTCCGAGGGGCTGTGCCCGGGCCGGTGCAGCACCCGCAGCGTGCGCCCCGCGAACTCGAGCGTGCCGCCGTCCGGCAGCGGGCGGTCCACCGGGCAGGCGCCGCCCCAGCCCCGGAACGCGTGGGAGACCGCGGCCAGTGCGTTGGCGACCGGTCGGGGCACCCCGTGGGCCGCGAGCAGCAGCTGCGTGAACTCCTCGTCGAGCACGGTCTCCTGCGCGTACCCGGCCAGCCACGGGGCCAGGGCGTCGAGCGCGCAGACCTCCGCGCCCGAGCGGCGGGCGAGGATGCCCGCGAGCCCCTGGTGGTCGGCGTGCTGGTGGGTGATGACGATCCGCTCGAGGTCCTCGACGCGCCGGCCGTGCGCCGCGAGCGCGCGCTCGAGCTCGTCGAGCGCGCGGCCGGAGTTCGGCCCGCAGTCGACGAGCGTCAGCGGCTCGTCCTCGATCAGGTAGCAGTTGACCCGTCCGACGAGGAACGGGGTCGGGATGGGGAGGGCGTGGATGCCGACGGCGCGGGCGCCCGCCCACGGGTCGCCGCTCACGCGCGGATCACGCCGAGCACCTCGTCGCGCTTGGCCTCCATGTCCGCCTGCGAGACGAGCGACTCCAGGCACAGGCGCAGCAGCGGCTCGGTGTTCGACATCCGCACGTTGAAGTGCCAGTCGTCGAAGTCGACCGACACGCCGTCGACGTGCGTGACGGTCGCGCCGGGCCGGGAGCCGTAGAGCTCCTCGATCTCCTTCGCCTTGGCGGGCCCGTCCGCGACGGTCGAGTTGACCTCGCCGGAGATGAAGTACTTCGCGCGGTAGGGGGCGAGCAGCTCGCTGAGCGCCTTCCCCTCGACGGAGAGCTTCTCGAGGATCAGCAGCGCCGGGATCGTGCCGGAGTCCGCGCAGTAGAAGTCCCGGAAGTAGTAGTGGCCGGAGACCTCGCCGCCGAACAGCGAGCCCTCGCGCTTCATCCGGCCCTTGAAGAAGGCGTGGCCGACGCGGTTGATGTGCGCCGTGCCGCCCGCGGCCGTCACGGTGTCGGCGACCGCGTAGGAGGCGCGCGCGTCGTAGAGGATCGCCTCGCCCGGGGACTTCGCGAGCAGGTGCTCGGCGAGGATCGCGGTGAGGAAGTCGCCGTCGACGAACTCGCCGGTGTCGTCGATGAAGAAGCAGCGGTCCGCGTCGCCGTCCCAGGCGATCCCGAGGTCGGCGCCGGTCTCCTTGACCTTGGCGATGATGAACTCGCGGTTCTCGGGGAGCAGCGGGTTGGGCTCGTGGTCGGGGAAGTTCCCGTCCGGCGTCCAGTAGGTCTCGATCAGCTCGATCGGCAGGCGATCGAGGACGGGGCCGACCATCGGCCCGGCCATGCCGTTGCCGCCGTCGACGACGACCTTCAGCGGCCGCACGTTCGCGGGGTCGATGAACGAGAGCGCCTTGTCGAAGAACTCGGCGTACAGGTCGACGTCCTGCACCGTGCCCGGCTGGGCGGCGGGCTCGCCGAGGCCCTCCTCGATGAGCCGGCGGATGTCCTGGATGCCCTCGTCGCCGCTGAGGGCGATCGCGCCGCGCTTGACGAGCTTCGCGCCCGTGTACGCCTTCGGGTTGTGCGAGGCGGTGCACATCAGGCCGCCGTCGAGCTCGCGCGAGCCGACGAGGTGGTAGAGCATCTCGGTGCCGACCTGGCCGGCGTCGAGCACCGACGCCCCCTCCGCCACCATGCCGGCGCGGTATCGGCCCGCGAGCTCCGGCGCCGTGAGACGCATGTCGCGCCCGAGGCCGAGACGGACGTCGGAGACCGGCTTGCCCTCGAGTCCGGCGATGACCCGGGCGAACGCCCGGCCGATGGCCTCGGCGACGTCACCGGTGATCTGCTCGCCGTAGAGGCCGCGGACGTCGTAGGCCTTGAAGATCTCGGGAGGCACGCTCATGCGCGCATCCTATGTCCGCGGGCGGCGTGCCGGAACTGCGGCGCTCCGGTCACCGTGCGGCGACCGAAGCGACGGACGCGTCAGCGACGGGCGCGACGCGCCTGGTTCATGAAGAACAGCGCGACGCAGCCGAGCAGCGCGAGCACGAGCGCGATCGACCCGGTCGGCGCGCCGTCGTCGGTCTGGGGCGCCGCGCCGAGCGCGGAGGCGCTGTCCGGCGTGACGGACTCGGTCGTCGAGCCCTCGCCGAGCATGATCGCGCCGAGCTTCTGCTTGCCCTCGGTGGTGTCGACGTTGTCGACGACCGGGATCTTCAGGTCCTCGTAGTCCTCGACGAACGAGGGCTTCGTGTCGCTGATCTCGACGTAGGCGACCGGGATGCCGGTGGAGCGCAGGCCCTCGGCGACGCCCTCGAGGAGCTCGGCCGCGTCCTTGCTGATCCCGGCGCGGCGGGTGAGCACGGCGCGGATGACCGGCGCGAACAGCGGGTCGTTCTTGAAGATGACGGGCAGCGCGTCGGTGAGCGCGGGCGTCGGGTTGACGAGCTGCGCGCCGAACGCGCGACCGATCGCGCGGGGGCCCTCGGAGGAGAGCGCCTTCGCCTCGTCGGACTCCAGGAACTCCTTCAGCGTCTTGCTCGAGGCGTCGCCCTCGAAGAGCACCTGCAGGCCGGCGCCCTCGAGCGCCTGGCGGATGTCCTCGAGCAGGTCGTCGGACGCGAGACCCCAGGTGAGGACCGTGACCCGGTTGGTCGGGAAGCCGGTCGGCGCGGCGGACGTGTCGCCGGAGCCGGTCGTGGTGGCGGCGTCGCCACCGGACGCCGTGTCGCCCTCGGAGGCGCCGTCGTCCTCGGCCGCGTTCTCGCCGGCCTGGTTCTCGTTCTCGGTGCCACCGGAGTCGGTGGGCTGCTCCTCGGCGGGCGTGCCGGGGTCCTCGGTGGTCGGCGCCGGGGTCGGCGTCGCCGTGGGCGTCGTGCCCTGGCCGCCGACCGGCGTCGTGTTGACGCCGTTGCCCGGCGTGTACTGGTCGCCGCCGGCGCCCTGGCCGTACGCG from Paraconexibacter algicola carries:
- a CDS encoding oligosaccharide flippase family protein, which produces MSSPGSQRFDLRGRSLRVVAARGTLVNSVFLVALAALGLLRGVILARFLEPDDYGIWGVLIISLGTLLWLKQVGIGDKYIQQDDPDQQLAFQKAFTLELAFTALFTLVLAGAIPVIAVTFAPSEIVLPGYVLLCVMPALVLQAPLWIYYRRLEFLKQRLLQAVDPLVSFVVAIALAIAGAGYWALVLAVVAGGWASAIVSVRSCPYPLRLRYDRGTLRSYASFSIPLLLASGSAIVIAQGTITATTAHLGIAAAGVVTLAASISQFADRVDQIVSGTLYPAICAVADRTEVLQEVFTKANRIALLWAAPFGLGLAVFAGDLVHFVLGQDRWGDAIPVLEAFGVAAAVNHLGFNWDSILRARDDTRPMAVAAGLTLVAFLVVTLPLILLEGLEGLAVGFLVQTVVVVLARFWFLRRIFPAFRTLAHCVRAFAPALVATAVTLGLRLLDGASARGLVTIAELATFVAATAVATVALERDLVREARGYLRRD
- a CDS encoding glycosyltransferase yields the protein MSAHAAPAVTVAVVSWNTRDLLDACLRALEPEHVAGRAAVVVVDNGSGDGSPALVRDAHPWAALVERPDNPGFGTAANVALAGARTPYVAVANADTAVTPGALDALLAAAARHGDAVLAPCLRTPGGGIQHSVHPFPSLRQVAAVDLGLARVLPGEARRLALEGAWDPGAGRTVDWAHGAFLLLPRALWERLGGFDPSMWMYAEDLDLCWRAARAGAPTRYVPDAVVEHHVAASTTQAWGAGRLQRSQRAAHAWSRRRLGPARTAAWWALAVGAGGVRSAALTVAARLAPAGYGWRRDRAHALLAARLAARREGS
- a CDS encoding MBL fold metallo-hydrolase, which translates into the protein MSGDPWAGARAVGIHALPIPTPFLVGRVNCYLIEDEPLTLVDCGPNSGRALDELERALAAHGRRVEDLERIVITHQHADHQGLAGILARRSGAEVCALDALAPWLAGYAQETVLDEEFTQLLLAAHGVPRPVANALAAVSHAFRGWGGACPVDRPLPDGGTLEFAGRTLRVLHRPGHSPSDTVLLDEARGVLLGGDHLLAHISSNPLIQRPLGRPADAPRPHALATYIASMRTTAATDLELVLPGHGEPFADHRALVADRERLHERRAAKIARLVEDEPLSAHEVARRMWGDAAESQALLTLSEVLGHTDLLLADGRVREDVGDDGVVRFSAA
- a CDS encoding glycosyltransferase family 4 protein is translated as MIAIDARAAVRPELGGVERWARELVARLPAHAPGRYRVLAPPAALAHRAGHVWEQAWLPLRAARHEALLCPANLAPLGSPRTTVIVHDAAALRDPSWYSPAYVRLQRLLLPRIVAGAARVLTVSAFSARELRELLGVDATVVPGGVGEAFRPVDDAAVAAATTAVGLEPGAPYVLTVASRTARKNLAALGPAARRLAGEGVTVVAVGGDRPQFRAEPAVAGIRELGPVADGHLPGLYAGAGAFVLPSRYEGLGLPCLEAMACGTPVVAARAAALPETCGGAARLVDPDDHEGFTAALLDVLADPAPWRRRGLAHVAGRGWDATAAAVHAAIALRPR
- a CDS encoding phosphomannomutase/phosphoglucomutase, which encodes MSVPPEIFKAYDVRGLYGEQITGDVAEAIGRAFARVIAGLEGKPVSDVRLGLGRDMRLTAPELAGRYRAGMVAEGASVLDAGQVGTEMLYHLVGSRELDGGLMCTASHNPKAYTGAKLVKRGAIALSGDEGIQDIRRLIEEGLGEPAAQPGTVQDVDLYAEFFDKALSFIDPANVRPLKVVVDGGNGMAGPMVGPVLDRLPIELIETYWTPDGNFPDHEPNPLLPENREFIIAKVKETGADLGIAWDGDADRCFFIDDTGEFVDGDFLTAILAEHLLAKSPGEAILYDARASYAVADTVTAAGGTAHINRVGHAFFKGRMKREGSLFGGEVSGHYYFRDFYCADSGTIPALLILEKLSVEGKALSELLAPYRAKYFISGEVNSTVADGPAKAKEIEELYGSRPGATVTHVDGVSVDFDDWHFNVRMSNTEPLLRLCLESLVSQADMEAKRDEVLGVIRA